A window of the Pseudoliparis swirei isolate HS2019 ecotype Mariana Trench chromosome 13, NWPU_hadal_v1, whole genome shotgun sequence genome harbors these coding sequences:
- the neurl2 gene encoding neuralized-like protein 2 isoform X2 — MQPCPDQFMEFHPIHGSNVRLDLSGTQATRVESFANGVCFSKHPLKPGEIFLIEIEDKELGWCGHLRVGLTAIDPGGLDAVPEYSIPDMTDSGDSWVFAITRNHNKVVESPQEAGDGGLDGGRRLGGGEAGGGDNTKPKAFFTDSHLYIEDVRIPRDKLVGRSRPGRYSHILDDLYKTNTLPPTARRSRIGVLYVARGQDLADMHIIINGEDMGASAKGIPSIQPLHAVVDVFAATNLILADIVSEIHPEAHRPQDGPRLAGAARGTEALLQI, encoded by the exons ATGCAGCCCTGTCCTGACCAGTTCATGGAATTCCACCCGATCCACGGCTCCAATGTCAGACTGGACCTCTCGGGAACCCAGGCCACGCGCGTGGAGAGCTTCGCCAACGGAGTGTGTTTCAGCAAACACCCTCTGAAGCCCGGGGAGATCTTTCTCATCGAGATCGAGGACAAGGAGCTGGGCTGGTGCGGCCACCTCCGGGTGGGCCTGACCGCCATCGACCCCGGGGGCTTGGACGCTGTACCCGAATACTCCATCCCGGACATGACGGACTCGGGGGACAGCTGGGTTTTCGCCATCACTCGCAACCACAACAAGGTGGTAGAGAGTCCTCAAGAGGCCGGAGACGGAGGACTGGATGGCGGCCGGAGGCTCGGAGGAGgggaggccggaggaggagacaacACCAAGCCAAAGGCTTTCTTCACAGACTCTCACCTGTACATCGAGGATGTTCGGATCCCCAGGGACAAGCTGGTCGGGCGGAGCCGGCCCGGACGCTACAGCCACATTCTGGACGACTTGTATAAGACCAACACACTGCCTCCCACGGCCAGACGCAGCCGGATTGGAGTACTGTACGTGGCCAGAGGGCAGGACCTGGCCGACATGCACATCATCATCAACGGTGAGGACATGGGTGCGTCCGCCAAGGGGATCCCCTCCATCCAGCCCCTCCACGCCGTGGTGGACGTCTTTGCTGCCACCAA TCTCATCCTTGCAGACATTGTGTCGGAAATCCATCCAGAAGCACATCGTCCACAGGATGGCCCTCGACTGGCTGGAGCTGCCAGAGGCACTGAAGCACTACTGCAAATATGA
- the msrb1b gene encoding methionine-R-sulfoxide reductase B1b has protein sequence MSFCRFVGGEVYKDHFKPGMYVCSQCNHPLFSSRSKFSHSSPWPAFTDTVREDSVTKMMESLTAFKVLCGKCGNGLGHEFVNDGPEDGVSRFUIFSHSLKFVPNKAKDKQ, from the exons ATGTCGTTCTGTCGTTTTGTTGGCGGCGAGGTCTACAAAGATCACTTCAAGCCCG GTATGTACGTGTGCTCCCAGTGTAACCACCCACTGTTCTCCAGCCGGTCCAAATTCTCCCACTCGTCTCCCTGGCCGGCTTTCACCGACACCGTCAGAGAGGACAGTGTCACCAAGATGATGGAGAGTCTCACTGCCTTCAAG GTTTTGTGTGGCAAGTGTGGCAACGGGCTCGGCCACGAATTTGTAAACGACGGCCCGGAGGACGGAGTCTCACGCTTTTGAATATTCAGTCACTCGCTCAAGTTTGTCCCGAACAAAG cCAAGGACAAGCAGTGA
- the neurl2 gene encoding neuralized-like protein 2 isoform X1 → MQPCPDQFMEFHPIHGSNVRLDLSGTQATRVESFANGVCFSKHPLKPGEIFLIEIEDKELGWCGHLRVGLTAIDPGGLDAVPEYSIPDMTDSGDSWVFAITRNHNKVVESPQEAGDGGLDGGRRLGGGEAGGGDNTKPKAFFTDSHLYIEDVRIPRDKLVGRSRPGRYSHILDDLYKTNTLPPTARRSRIGVLYVARGQDLADMHIIINGEDMGASAKGIPSIQPLHAVVDVFAATKCVRIVQVEYGFSSLQTLCRKSIQKHIVHRMALDWLELPEALKHYCKYE, encoded by the exons ATGCAGCCCTGTCCTGACCAGTTCATGGAATTCCACCCGATCCACGGCTCCAATGTCAGACTGGACCTCTCGGGAACCCAGGCCACGCGCGTGGAGAGCTTCGCCAACGGAGTGTGTTTCAGCAAACACCCTCTGAAGCCCGGGGAGATCTTTCTCATCGAGATCGAGGACAAGGAGCTGGGCTGGTGCGGCCACCTCCGGGTGGGCCTGACCGCCATCGACCCCGGGGGCTTGGACGCTGTACCCGAATACTCCATCCCGGACATGACGGACTCGGGGGACAGCTGGGTTTTCGCCATCACTCGCAACCACAACAAGGTGGTAGAGAGTCCTCAAGAGGCCGGAGACGGAGGACTGGATGGCGGCCGGAGGCTCGGAGGAGgggaggccggaggaggagacaacACCAAGCCAAAGGCTTTCTTCACAGACTCTCACCTGTACATCGAGGATGTTCGGATCCCCAGGGACAAGCTGGTCGGGCGGAGCCGGCCCGGACGCTACAGCCACATTCTGGACGACTTGTATAAGACCAACACACTGCCTCCCACGGCCAGACGCAGCCGGATTGGAGTACTGTACGTGGCCAGAGGGCAGGACCTGGCCGACATGCACATCATCATCAACGGTGAGGACATGGGTGCGTCCGCCAAGGGGATCCCCTCCATCCAGCCCCTCCACGCCGTGGTGGACGTCTTTGCTGCCACCAAGTGCGTCCGGATTGTCCAGGTGGAGTACGGAT TCTCATCCTTGCAGACATTGTGTCGGAAATCCATCCAGAAGCACATCGTCCACAGGATGGCCCTCGACTGGCTGGAGCTGCCAGAGGCACTGAAGCACTACTGCAAATATGAGTGA